One genomic region from Sphingobacterium multivorum encodes:
- a CDS encoding acyl-ACP desaturase: MQELPLNLPEGSRKEVMTYLEPFMLNEMSEYLKPVEEMWQPADFLPDSSRDTFFEEVKELQESAKELSYDLVAVLVGDTITEEALPTYESWLTMVEDVDKNEQGGWMKWVRAWTAEENRHGDLLNKYLYLSGRIDMRQFEMSTQYLIQDGFDIGTGADPYRNFIYTSFQELATNVSHRRVSGLSKKSGDKLLAKMCGVIASDEARHAKAYMSFISKAITVDPSEVMVAFEDMMRKKIVMPAQFLREAGEPQGEAFAHFSDAAQRLGVYTALDYVDILKELNSEWKIDQVTGLNDKGEKARDYLLKLPDRLARLADRMKVPEKDYKFKWIY, from the coding sequence ATGCAAGAATTACCTCTAAATTTACCAGAAGGCTCACGTAAAGAAGTGATGACCTATTTGGAACCGTTCATGCTCAATGAGATGAGCGAATACCTGAAGCCTGTTGAAGAGATGTGGCAACCTGCCGATTTTCTTCCAGATTCTTCTAGGGACACTTTTTTTGAGGAAGTAAAAGAGTTGCAGGAAAGTGCAAAAGAGCTCTCTTATGATTTGGTCGCAGTATTGGTTGGAGACACCATCACCGAAGAGGCCCTTCCAACGTACGAGTCATGGTTGACCATGGTAGAAGACGTTGACAAAAACGAGCAAGGTGGATGGATGAAATGGGTACGCGCTTGGACGGCTGAAGAAAACCGTCACGGTGACCTATTGAACAAATACCTTTATTTGTCGGGTAGAATAGACATGCGCCAATTTGAAATGTCTACACAATATCTTATTCAAGATGGTTTTGATATTGGTACTGGTGCAGACCCTTACCGAAATTTTATTTATACTTCATTTCAGGAATTAGCGACTAACGTTTCCCATCGTCGTGTATCTGGGCTTTCCAAAAAAAGCGGCGATAAACTTTTAGCAAAAATGTGTGGGGTCATCGCATCTGATGAAGCACGTCATGCCAAAGCCTATATGTCTTTTATTTCAAAAGCAATCACTGTAGACCCGAGTGAAGTCATGGTTGCATTTGAGGATATGATGCGTAAAAAAATCGTTATGCCGGCCCAATTCTTAAGAGAAGCAGGCGAACCCCAAGGAGAAGCATTTGCACATTTCTCGGACGCAGCCCAACGATTGGGAGTATATACTGCTTTGGACTACGTCGATATCTTGAAAGAGCTGAACAGTGAATGGAAAATAGATCAAGTCACTGGTCTGAATGATAAAGGAGAGAAAGCGAGAGATTATCTCCTAAAACTGCCAGATCGTTTGGCTAGACTGGCTGATCGGATGAAGGTTCCAGAAAAAGATTATAAATTCAAATGGATTTATTAA
- a CDS encoding peptide MFS transporter has protein sequence MGRLNGDMITSPSTDFFKSNVLGQRSGLFVLFFTEMWERFSFYGMRVLLMQFLTAAVIQGSPFSGWSWTAQQAGALYGTYAMMLYLTPILGGIIADKYIGSRKAVIIGSAIMTLGHAAMAFDTSIMFFLGLICLVIGTGFFKPNMPSILGEMYKDLPEKKDGAYTIFYMGVNAGAFFGMMLCGYIAETYGWHWGFGLAGIFMLLGTLQFVFAKPLMGNLGILTKSTSGEHQVIAEDTDTRNPFTIRDYVLIAIVSIIGFVYAFNDPLSKNGIVDVFSGLDTPFLRGQYIMVIVALILFIYLIVTRILRYDKVVRDRMFAVVLLAFFLVFFFMSFEQGATSLVLVARDNIDRSLTGAALTTFNVVNGLLTIVPLSIISWVLIKLAKVTWNKIAISNIVLFICFGLIWGAVIWMLYNEFNKEASEIKVSWFSILNSFFIIALASSVSKIWESKYNPSAAFKYGFGLILVAIGFFIIGLGSMGISQGAKISMVFLVLTYLFHTLGELFISPVGLSYVSKLVPARMLAFMFGIWYLAIAIAQKVAAVLGGQVETIQEEHSLSYFFFLFTAIPALAGLLVMLFNPLIKRLMHGIK, from the coding sequence ATGGGGAGATTAAACGGGGATATGATTACTAGCCCGTCGACTGATTTTTTTAAGTCAAATGTATTGGGACAGCGTTCGGGACTCTTTGTCCTTTTCTTTACTGAAATGTGGGAACGTTTTTCGTTCTACGGGATGCGTGTACTCTTAATGCAGTTTTTAACTGCTGCAGTTATTCAAGGTAGTCCTTTCTCGGGATGGTCCTGGACTGCACAACAAGCGGGAGCACTCTATGGAACCTATGCCATGATGCTCTATTTAACTCCTATTCTAGGAGGAATTATAGCGGATAAATATATTGGATCACGTAAAGCTGTGATCATCGGTTCGGCGATTATGACGCTGGGTCATGCTGCCATGGCCTTTGATACTTCCATTATGTTTTTTCTGGGTTTGATCTGTTTAGTTATTGGAACAGGTTTTTTCAAACCCAATATGCCTTCTATCTTGGGTGAAATGTATAAAGATCTACCAGAGAAAAAAGATGGAGCTTATACCATATTCTACATGGGGGTCAATGCTGGTGCTTTCTTTGGCATGATGCTATGTGGATATATTGCCGAAACTTATGGCTGGCATTGGGGATTCGGCTTAGCTGGTATCTTTATGCTTCTGGGAACACTGCAGTTTGTTTTCGCAAAACCGCTCATGGGAAATCTGGGTATTTTAACTAAGTCGACCTCAGGGGAACACCAAGTTATCGCTGAGGATACCGATACCAGAAATCCATTTACCATACGGGATTATGTATTGATCGCGATAGTTTCTATTATCGGTTTCGTATATGCTTTCAATGACCCTTTGTCTAAGAATGGTATTGTTGATGTGTTTTCTGGTTTGGATACACCGTTTCTTAGAGGTCAATATATTATGGTCATTGTGGCGTTAATTCTCTTCATATATCTTATTGTGACACGGATTTTGCGTTATGATAAGGTTGTAAGGGATCGGATGTTTGCGGTCGTGTTGCTAGCGTTTTTCTTGGTCTTCTTTTTTATGAGCTTTGAGCAGGGGGCAACTTCGTTGGTTCTTGTGGCTAGAGATAATATTGATAGATCACTTACTGGTGCTGCATTGACGACCTTTAATGTGGTAAATGGTTTATTGACGATTGTACCGCTTTCGATTATCTCTTGGGTTCTGATTAAATTGGCAAAAGTAACCTGGAACAAAATTGCCATTTCAAATATCGTATTGTTTATCTGTTTTGGGTTGATCTGGGGAGCAGTAATCTGGATGTTGTACAATGAATTCAATAAAGAAGCATCAGAAATTAAAGTCTCCTGGTTTTCGATCCTAAACTCATTTTTTATCATTGCACTTGCCTCCTCGGTATCCAAAATTTGGGAGTCCAAATATAACCCATCGGCAGCCTTTAAATATGGCTTTGGTTTGATTTTGGTTGCGATAGGATTTTTTATTATTGGGTTGGGATCTATGGGGATAAGCCAAGGGGCTAAAATCTCGATGGTATTTTTGGTGCTGACCTATTTGTTCCATACATTGGGCGAATTATTTATTTCACCTGTAGGTCTTTCTTACGTATCCAAATTGGTGCCGGCTCGCATGCTCGCATTTATGTTTGGAATATGGTATTTGGCGATTGCTATTGCACAGAAGGTTGCAGCGGTATTAGGAGGACAAGTGGAAACAATTCAAGAGGAACACTCCTTGAGTTATTTCTTCTTCTTATTTACAGCAATTCCTGCCTTAGCAGGCCTGTTAGTAATGCTGTTTAATCCATTGATTAAACGATTGATGCACGGAATTAAATAA
- a CDS encoding VOC family protein, whose product MNNSIIPSIWFDQNAQEAFDLYAGTFPGSHISNSSPIVVEAVLNGVKFIGINGGPIFKPNPSISFMVICESKEEVDRIWDSLAVDSNTLMPLNSYPWSPYYGWLADKFGVNWQLYLGKLSDTNQQAIVPTLMYCGEQQGNCEQALAFYAELFQDFRSNGVMKYTEGEYIGSIQHTQFIVRDFTLMAMDSGVPQMFTFSEGISLTILCKDQKEIDYFWNNITKKGKESMCGWCQDEFGVSWQIVPEQIATLLQRPGANEALMRMKKIIIQELIG is encoded by the coding sequence ATGAATAATTCAATTATCCCATCCATTTGGTTCGATCAAAACGCACAGGAAGCCTTTGATCTTTACGCTGGTACCTTCCCCGGCAGCCATATTAGCAACAGCTCTCCCATCGTGGTTGAAGCTGTCCTAAATGGCGTGAAATTTATTGGAATAAATGGAGGTCCTATATTCAAACCCAACCCATCCATATCATTTATGGTCATTTGCGAAAGCAAAGAGGAAGTTGATCGTATCTGGGATTCACTTGCTGTGGACAGCAACACTTTAATGCCTTTAAACTCCTACCCTTGGAGCCCTTATTACGGATGGTTGGCCGACAAGTTTGGCGTCAATTGGCAATTATACCTCGGTAAACTGAGCGATACTAACCAACAGGCAATTGTACCGACGCTAATGTATTGCGGAGAACAACAAGGAAATTGCGAACAAGCGTTAGCATTTTATGCGGAATTATTTCAGGATTTCCGAAGCAATGGGGTCATGAAATACACCGAAGGTGAATATATCGGATCAATCCAACATACCCAATTTATAGTCCGGGATTTTACACTCATGGCAATGGATAGCGGAGTTCCCCAAATGTTCACCTTTAGCGAAGGTATTTCACTCACCATCCTCTGTAAAGATCAAAAGGAAATCGATTATTTCTGGAATAATATCACGAAGAAAGGTAAAGAGAGCATGTGTGGCTGGTGCCAAGACGAATTCGGTGTAAGCTGGCAGATCGTACCCGAACAAATTGCAACATTATTACAGCGACCGGGGGCAAATGAAGCGCTCATGAGAATGAAAAAGATCATTATTCAGGAGCTCATTGGATAA
- a CDS encoding peptide MFS transporter has protein sequence MEVSTRESLEEIQNFEGKYPKQIWSLFFSEMWERFCFYGMRGMLVFFMITQLNFAEKDANLQYGATQAFVYAFTFIGGLFADKILGFRKSLFWGGLLMIVGSLFLAADPHEYFFFGLSFIIIGTGFFKPNISTMVGELYKKGDVRRDGGFSLFYAGINLGAFLGGYICVAIGKGYMLTSIISEGHRWNVAFGLAAVGMLVSLVNFHFTKRHLGPIGLQPGDPEAIVKTKALPKWVEYAVYIATLIFIPIIQVMVSKTQYTDYFMYTIGPLTLLYLFYEMSKVTAEERNKLIAALVFILFSIIFWGIYEQSGGSLSIFAAKHLNDSLLGVMTLDPNGVNNSGGALFIIALAPLFGLFWIWLGKRKLEPNTIIKFGLGFVFLGLGYYVLFATRLFAHDGMTSLDVFTLALLVITVGELCLSPIGLSIMTKLSPARLQGIMMGMWFLASAYGQYVAGLIGASMAEAKEGSSLADKLVTYTESYKQLGLYSLIAGVVLIALSPVVRKLMGNVK, from the coding sequence ATGGAGGTTAGTACAAGGGAATCGCTAGAAGAGATTCAAAATTTTGAGGGAAAGTACCCAAAGCAAATCTGGAGTTTGTTTTTTTCCGAGATGTGGGAAAGATTCTGTTTCTATGGTATGCGCGGTATGTTGGTGTTCTTTATGATCACACAACTCAACTTTGCTGAAAAGGATGCCAATTTACAGTATGGAGCGACGCAGGCATTTGTTTATGCGTTTACATTCATTGGTGGGCTGTTTGCAGACAAGATTCTTGGTTTTAGAAAGTCTTTATTTTGGGGTGGCTTATTGATGATCGTAGGAAGCTTATTTCTTGCAGCAGATCCACATGAATATTTCTTTTTTGGTTTATCATTTATCATTATAGGTACCGGCTTTTTTAAACCTAATATATCGACAATGGTCGGCGAACTGTATAAAAAAGGAGATGTTCGTCGTGATGGCGGTTTTTCCTTGTTTTATGCGGGAATAAATTTAGGTGCATTCTTAGGCGGGTATATCTGTGTTGCGATCGGTAAGGGGTATATGTTGACGTCAATTATTTCTGAGGGACATCGTTGGAATGTTGCTTTTGGTTTGGCGGCGGTAGGGATGTTGGTTAGTTTAGTGAATTTTCACTTTACCAAAAGGCATTTAGGACCAATAGGACTTCAGCCTGGGGATCCTGAAGCCATAGTAAAGACGAAAGCATTACCGAAATGGGTAGAATATGCGGTTTATATTGCTACCTTGATTTTTATCCCGATTATTCAGGTCATGGTATCAAAAACGCAGTATACAGACTATTTTATGTATACAATCGGCCCATTGACGCTGTTATATCTTTTTTATGAAATGTCTAAAGTGACTGCTGAAGAGCGGAATAAATTAATTGCCGCGCTGGTGTTTATCCTTTTCTCGATTATTTTTTGGGGAATATATGAGCAAAGTGGCGGTTCCTTAAGCATCTTTGCTGCTAAGCATTTGAATGACTCCTTATTGGGCGTTATGACGCTCGATCCAAATGGCGTTAACAATTCAGGTGGAGCATTATTTATTATTGCATTAGCACCTCTTTTTGGTCTTTTTTGGATTTGGCTGGGCAAACGTAAACTTGAGCCAAATACCATTATTAAATTTGGCCTTGGTTTTGTTTTCCTGGGATTAGGTTATTATGTCCTATTTGCTACGCGATTATTTGCTCACGATGGTATGACCTCATTGGACGTCTTTACCCTTGCACTGCTGGTTATTACCGTTGGGGAGCTTTGTCTATCACCAATTGGTCTTTCCATTATGACGAAACTGTCTCCGGCGAGATTGCAAGGTATCATGATGGGCATGTGGTTCTTGGCGAGTGCTTACGGTCAATATGTAGCAGGTTTGATTGGTGCTAGTATGGCCGAAGCTAAGGAAGGAAGTTCATTGGCGGATAAACTGGTGACTTATACGGAGAGTTATAAACAATTGGGCTTATATTCTTTGATTGCCGGTGTGGTGCTTATCGCCTTGTCGCCAGTTGTGCGTAAGTTGATGGGGAACGTGAAATAA
- a CDS encoding helix-turn-helix domain-containing protein: MNALGKKIRLLRHQKGWSQEDVAKRLDISIPAFSKIETGITDVNLSRLNQISKLFNLTVVQLLSTSDSEEDKEYVNEVNALTQKLQQRDSEVIELQKKVIDLYEQLHKR; this comes from the coding sequence ATGAATGCATTAGGAAAAAAAATCAGATTACTTAGACACCAAAAGGGGTGGAGTCAAGAGGATGTTGCAAAACGATTGGATATCTCAATCCCAGCATTTTCTAAAATTGAAACAGGGATTACAGATGTGAATTTGTCTCGCCTGAATCAAATCTCAAAATTATTCAATTTGACTGTTGTTCAACTTTTGTCTACTTCAGATTCTGAAGAAGATAAAGAGTATGTAAACGAGGTGAATGCTTTGACGCAAAAATTACAACAACGCGATAGCGAAGTAATTGAATTGCAGAAAAAGGTTATTGATCTTTATGAGCAATTGCACAAAAGATAA
- a CDS encoding DUF1801 domain-containing protein codes for MTKSIATIDEYINQFDGEKKEYLLKVRQLIAGLVPPSADETISYQMPTFRYKGNIIHFAMNKNHLGLYPGPAAIEHFAAELKNFKTTKGAIQIPLDQPIPTKIITDIVNFNIDKLKDKQGPNWYQSRGNWQEAEELMQQIIQQTSLKKEFKWGSHIYTHKGKNVIGWGGFKNFFSLWFYNGVFLVDRDKHLISASEGKTKALRQWRFEDANAMDPEKIKAYIQESIQTIDEGKEIKPTKTPAKAPAGLLLEALQADPTFGESFQALTPGRRKEYIEYIDEAKQEKTKQSRIEKIKPLVLAKKGLNDKYK; via the coding sequence ATGACAAAGAGCATCGCAACAATAGACGAATATATCAATCAATTTGATGGGGAGAAAAAAGAATATCTGCTCAAGGTGAGACAGCTTATCGCTGGCCTAGTCCCTCCTTCTGCCGATGAAACCATCTCCTATCAAATGCCTACCTTCAGATACAAGGGCAATATCATCCATTTTGCGATGAATAAAAACCATTTGGGCCTCTATCCAGGACCTGCTGCTATAGAGCACTTCGCTGCAGAACTCAAAAATTTTAAAACCACAAAAGGCGCGATACAAATTCCCTTGGATCAACCGATTCCAACTAAAATAATAACCGATATAGTCAACTTCAATATTGATAAGCTTAAAGACAAACAAGGCCCTAATTGGTACCAAAGCCGAGGGAACTGGCAGGAGGCTGAAGAACTCATGCAGCAAATCATCCAGCAAACTTCCTTAAAAAAGGAATTCAAATGGGGGAGCCATATCTATACCCATAAAGGGAAAAATGTCATCGGTTGGGGTGGTTTTAAAAATTTCTTTTCCCTCTGGTTTTATAATGGTGTATTCTTAGTCGATCGGGATAAACATCTCATCAGTGCCTCCGAAGGAAAAACTAAAGCCTTACGCCAATGGCGTTTTGAAGATGCCAACGCGATGGACCCCGAAAAGATTAAAGCTTATATTCAGGAATCTATCCAGACAATCGATGAAGGCAAGGAAATTAAACCTACAAAGACTCCTGCGAAGGCCCCTGCTGGTCTATTACTCGAAGCTCTGCAGGCAGATCCGACCTTTGGGGAAAGTTTCCAGGCTTTAACACCGGGAAGGCGGAAAGAATATATCGAGTACATTGATGAGGCGAAGCAAGAAAAAACGAAACAATCACGTATTGAAAAAATTAAACCGTTGGTCCTCGCTAAAAAGGGCTTAAACGACAAATACAAATAG
- a CDS encoding SRPBCC domain-containing protein, with the protein MEKLTAKASIQIQKPINEVFEAIVDPNKMNHYFIKSSTGRLETDKTVEWTFPEFPDSFPVTGKIISRNSYISFDWSGGLPNQLVEIALSTFGENATVIKITEHEMNNDADGILIMMRQTEGWANFLACMKAYLEYDINLRTGAFDFMFQK; encoded by the coding sequence ATGGAAAAACTAACCGCCAAAGCCAGCATCCAAATTCAGAAACCAATCAACGAAGTTTTTGAGGCTATTGTAGATCCCAATAAAATGAATCACTATTTTATAAAATCTTCGACTGGACGTCTAGAGACAGATAAAACGGTAGAATGGACATTTCCAGAATTTCCTGACAGTTTTCCCGTGACAGGAAAAATCATCAGCCGCAATTCATATATCTCTTTTGACTGGAGTGGGGGGCTTCCCAATCAACTGGTAGAAATCGCACTATCCACATTCGGAGAAAACGCGACTGTCATAAAGATTACAGAACACGAGATGAACAATGATGCAGATGGAATTTTAATAATGATGAGACAAACAGAGGGTTGGGCCAACTTTTTAGCTTGCATGAAAGCGTATCTAGAATATGATATCAATTTGAGAACTGGGGCTTTCGATTTTATGTTCCAAAAATAG
- a CDS encoding SufE family protein, whose amino-acid sequence MTINEIQDELIEDFAFFTDWMEKYEYIIQLGKEVPLIDEQYKTDEYIIKGCQSKVWLFPEIKDGKVYFTADSDAIITKGLVSLMVKVLSGHSAKEIVDADLYFVDQIGLKEHLSPTRANGLLSMIKQMKLYALALQVKA is encoded by the coding sequence ATGACCATTAATGAAATACAGGATGAATTAATTGAGGATTTTGCTTTCTTTACGGATTGGATGGAAAAATATGAGTACATCATCCAGCTGGGAAAAGAAGTGCCTCTAATTGATGAACAATACAAAACAGATGAATATATCATCAAAGGCTGTCAGTCCAAAGTATGGCTTTTCCCAGAAATAAAGGATGGAAAAGTGTATTTTACGGCAGATAGCGATGCGATTATCACCAAAGGCTTGGTCAGTTTGATGGTTAAAGTGCTATCTGGACATTCCGCCAAGGAGATCGTTGATGCCGATTTATATTTTGTAGATCAAATAGGACTGAAAGAACATTTGTCACCAACCCGGGCAAATGGTTTGCTATCCATGATTAAGCAAATGAAATTATACGCATTGGCATTGCAAGTAAAAGCATAA
- a CDS encoding cysteine desulfurase, which translates to MEKFNIDKIRADFPILKREVNGKPLVYLDNGATTQKPSSVINSIVHYYADMNSNVHRGVHYLSQISTDAFEVTRRKVQAFIHAADDKEIIITKGTTEGINLIATCYGRAFIHEGDEIIISAMEHHSNIVPWQMLCDEKGCKIRVIPMNDKGELDMDAYSNLFNEKTKLVAVTYVSNSLGTINPVREMISIAHGHGAVVLVDAAQAVQHIQIDVQKLDVDFLVFSGHKMYGPTGVGVLYGKEDLLNAMPPYQGGGDMIKEVTFEKTTYNELPFKFEAGTPNIEAGICLNEAIDYINSIGLENIEAYEHDLLQYATEKLAEIPGMRFIGTAEQKCSVISFVIDGTHPYDVGVILDKLGIAVRTGHHCAQPVMDRFGIPGTIRASLAVYNTKEEIDILVAGIQRAVNMLV; encoded by the coding sequence TTGGAAAAATTTAATATAGATAAAATACGTGCCGATTTCCCAATTCTGAAAAGAGAGGTGAATGGTAAACCACTGGTTTATTTGGATAACGGCGCGACAACACAGAAACCGAGTTCTGTTATCAATTCGATTGTACATTATTATGCAGATATGAATAGTAATGTGCATCGGGGCGTACATTATCTCAGTCAGATATCGACAGACGCTTTTGAGGTAACTCGAAGAAAAGTGCAAGCTTTCATCCATGCCGCGGACGATAAGGAAATCATAATCACCAAAGGGACGACGGAGGGGATTAATCTTATTGCAACTTGTTATGGTAGAGCTTTTATTCACGAAGGTGATGAGATTATTATCTCAGCCATGGAACACCATTCCAATATTGTGCCTTGGCAGATGCTCTGTGATGAAAAGGGCTGTAAAATTCGGGTCATTCCGATGAATGATAAAGGTGAGCTTGATATGGATGCCTACAGCAATTTGTTTAATGAGAAAACCAAATTAGTTGCTGTAACCTATGTTTCAAACTCCCTTGGGACAATCAATCCTGTGCGTGAAATGATTTCTATAGCTCATGGACATGGTGCTGTTGTTTTAGTTGATGCTGCACAGGCTGTTCAACATATACAGATTGATGTTCAAAAGCTTGACGTAGATTTTCTGGTATTTTCCGGACATAAAATGTATGGCCCTACAGGTGTGGGTGTGTTATATGGTAAAGAGGACTTATTGAACGCGATGCCACCTTATCAAGGTGGTGGAGATATGATTAAAGAGGTTACTTTTGAAAAAACGACCTATAATGAATTGCCTTTTAAATTTGAGGCCGGCACGCCTAATATTGAAGCCGGTATCTGTTTGAATGAGGCCATCGATTATATTAATTCAATAGGTCTGGAAAATATCGAGGCCTACGAACATGATTTGTTGCAGTACGCTACGGAGAAGTTGGCTGAAATTCCGGGCATGCGTTTTATTGGAACGGCCGAGCAGAAATGTTCCGTTATTTCATTTGTCATTGATGGCACGCATCCTTATGACGTTGGTGTGATCTTGGATAAATTAGGTATTGCTGTGCGTACAGGTCACCATTGTGCCCAGCCTGTCATGGATAGGTTCGGCATCCCAGGGACTATTCGTGCTTCTTTAGCCGTATATAATACAAAAGAGGAAATAGATATTTTGGTCGCAGGGATCCAACGCGCGGTCAATATGTTGGTTTAA
- a CDS encoding Mur ligase domain-containing protein — protein sequence MRIHFIAIGGSVMHNLAISLAKQGHQVTGSDDQIVEPSRSHLIEAGLLPNQLGWFEEKVTEDIDAVILGAHAQADNPELKRAQELGLKIYSFPEFIQELSQDKIRVVIAGSYGKTTITSMVMHVMRFLGKEFDYLVGAQLRGFDKLVDITKHNKIIIIEGDEYVSSKIDPKSKFLYYKPNIALISGIVWNEFNSKISQEEYIKQFEDFIDSIPPKGTLIYNKEDVVLQKVLQDTKDCKINRHGYKIPDYTINKGVTYINTPDGDVPLQVFGKHNLSNIAGAYTICEWLGIKKKEFFEAIKSFNTSIRYLEFVASSEGSVVYQDYACNADKVKSSIHAVKEQFPNQKLVTIIELNSYDSLDSSFLLQYANSMKESDVSVVYVNINSCKELNKDIESVPNNIKDNFNNPDLEVVVSLDGLYSFLDGVKSKGYNLLLMSLNNYNGVNLSVLADRFFRDF from the coding sequence ATGCGGATTCATTTTATAGCAATAGGTGGTAGTGTGATGCATAACCTTGCTATTTCATTGGCAAAACAAGGGCATCAAGTGACCGGTTCTGACGATCAGATCGTCGAGCCCTCCCGTTCTCATTTGATTGAAGCAGGATTGCTTCCTAATCAATTGGGGTGGTTTGAAGAAAAAGTGACGGAGGATATTGATGCTGTGATTTTGGGTGCTCATGCTCAGGCTGATAATCCTGAATTAAAGCGGGCCCAGGAATTAGGTCTTAAAATTTATTCTTTTCCAGAATTTATACAAGAGCTTTCACAGGATAAAATCCGGGTGGTTATCGCTGGAAGTTACGGTAAGACAACCATAACGAGCATGGTGATGCATGTTATGCGATTTCTAGGAAAAGAATTTGACTATTTGGTAGGAGCTCAATTAAGAGGCTTTGATAAGTTGGTCGATATTACTAAGCATAATAAGATTATTATTATCGAAGGAGATGAATATGTTTCATCTAAGATTGATCCGAAGTCCAAATTTTTGTATTATAAACCGAATATAGCGTTAATTTCGGGTATTGTATGGAATGAGTTTAACTCGAAAATATCTCAAGAGGAATATATTAAACAATTTGAAGATTTTATTGATTCAATTCCGCCTAAAGGTACCTTAATTTATAATAAGGAAGATGTTGTGTTACAGAAGGTTCTTCAAGATACAAAAGATTGTAAGATCAATAGACATGGCTATAAGATTCCTGATTATACAATTAATAAGGGGGTGACTTACATCAATACACCGGATGGCGACGTTCCATTGCAAGTGTTTGGTAAGCACAACCTATCTAATATTGCTGGGGCGTATACGATCTGCGAATGGTTGGGGATCAAAAAGAAAGAGTTCTTTGAGGCCATAAAAAGTTTTAATACTTCGATTCGTTATTTGGAGTTTGTTGCAAGCTCGGAAGGATCTGTGGTTTATCAGGATTATGCCTGTAATGCGGATAAAGTGAAGTCGAGTATTCACGCCGTGAAAGAGCAATTTCCTAATCAGAAATTGGTTACAATTATCGAATTAAACTCGTATGATAGTTTAGATTCATCGTTTTTGTTACAATATGCAAACTCAATGAAAGAGTCGGATGTCTCTGTGGTCTACGTGAATATAAATTCCTGTAAAGAACTTAATAAAGATATCGAAAGTGTCCCCAATAATATTAAGGATAATTTTAATAACCCTGATTTAGAGGTTGTTGTGAGTTTGGATGGGCTCTATTCATTTTTAGATGGTGTCAAATCAAAAGGTTACAATTTACTTCTTATGAGTTTAAATAATTATAATGGGGTTAATTTGTCTGTGCTGGCTGATCGGTTTTTTCGAGATTTTTAG
- a CDS encoding DUF1801 domain-containing protein, producing MAKNKTAYTEASVQDFIKTVDDPQKQIDSTTLIQLMETTTGEPARMYGPTIIGFGNYHYTYASGHEGYAPLIAFSPRKSAISLYVFTGADEHRHLVDQLGKFKIGKACIYIKRLSDINIEILHQLMSETIQFIENKYTRIKE from the coding sequence ATGGCAAAAAATAAAACGGCATATACCGAAGCATCTGTCCAAGACTTTATAAAAACAGTTGACGACCCACAAAAACAAATCGATAGTACAACACTGATCCAATTAATGGAAACCACAACGGGTGAGCCAGCTAGAATGTACGGACCAACTATCATCGGATTTGGAAACTATCATTATACCTATGCAAGTGGGCACGAAGGCTATGCTCCTTTGATCGCATTTAGCCCCCGAAAATCAGCAATCTCCCTTTATGTATTTACCGGTGCCGATGAGCATCGACATTTAGTCGATCAGCTCGGGAAATTTAAAATAGGCAAAGCCTGCATATACATCAAGAGATTAAGCGACATTAATATAGAAATACTCCATCAGCTTATGTCCGAAACGATACAGTTTATTGAAAATAAGTATACGAGAATCAAAGAATAA